The segment TTCGGAAGCCATAAGCATATCCTGCCGAAGTTGTTTCAAATTCCGCTTTTGCCGTCACGGCTGCGGCTCAGGGTCCGCTACACCGTTCGGTATAAGAAAACCCCTTTCCCGGTCCAACCTCAAACGTGCGGGGTTTACCGAAACCTTACGTCTCGCGGGTTGTTGCGAGACCGACAAATATAATGTACAGTAATTTGCAGCAGCATTCACTCCCCTTGTCGTCGATACCTGAACAGGATAGTTCCATAAAGATTCCTGTTAATTACGTTACCATACACATGAAGAATATCCCTCTTAACGAAAGAATTATCTTTGCCCTCGACTTCGCGGATCCTGACATTGCCATTGAATGGGTCAAGAAGCTGGACGGACATATCAACTTTTACAAGGTTGGTCTGCAACTGTTTCTCGCCGGGTGGTGGCCGGTGATAGAGAAAATCATCGGTCGCGGCAACAAGGTCATGGTCGACCTGAAGTTCTTCGACATTCCGGAAACCGTACAGCTTGCCGTGGCGCAGCTCAAAGACCGCGGGGTCACCTTTGCCACCGTGCATGGCAATGACCCGATCATTGAAGCGGCGGTCAAGGAAAAAAACGGATTAAAAATTCTCGCGGTTACCGTGCTTACCAGTTTCGATGAAAGTGACATGAGAGAAATGGGTTTCACCGGTTCGGTGGCAGACCTGGTACTTATCAGATCTCGCAAGGCACTTAAACTCAAGGCTGACGGTGTTGTCTCCTCGGCCGTGGAAGCCTCCGGCTTGCGTAACGAACTCGGGAACAACTTTCTTATCGTAACCCCCGGGATACGGCCCGGCATCAACCGGGATATCGAACATGACGACCAGAAACGCATCGCCACGGCCAGGGAAGCAATCCTGAACGGCGCCGATTATGTTGTCATCGGCCGGCCGATCAGTACCTCTACGGATCCCATCGCAACCACCATCTCCATTCAGCAGGAAATCTCCGAAGCCCTTGCCGGCCGGCCCCCCCTATAATTTTTTCGTAACTGATCACGGGGTGTGTAACCCTGTGATATTACTACCCCCAAACCTGTAAATGACCACAGGTGCCGCA is part of the Desulfobacterales bacterium genome and harbors:
- the pyrF gene encoding orotidine-5'-phosphate decarboxylase, producing the protein MKNIPLNERIIFALDFADPDIAIEWVKKLDGHINFYKVGLQLFLAGWWPVIEKIIGRGNKVMVDLKFFDIPETVQLAVAQLKDRGVTFATVHGNDPIIEAAVKEKNGLKILAVTVLTSFDESDMREMGFTGSVADLVLIRSRKALKLKADGVVSSAVEASGLRNELGNNFLIVTPGIRPGINRDIEHDDQKRIATAREAILNGADYVVIGRPISTSTDPIATTISIQQEISEALAGRPPL